Proteins from a genomic interval of Hydrogenophaga sp. PAMC20947:
- a CDS encoding ABC transporter permease subunit (The N-terminal region of this protein, as described by TIGR01726, is a three transmembrane segment that identifies a subfamily of ABC transporter permease subunits, which specificities that include histidine, arginine, glutamine, glutamate, L-cystine (sic), the opines (in Agrobacterium) octopine and nopaline, etc.): MDKFAIIFEPQNLQLYWIGFLATLELLAVSLVAGGLLTLPLTLMRVSSNPWVSKPVWFFTYVIRGTPLLIQVYFIYYGIAQLEWVQGLWDTTWPFTWFKDPFFCAVLAFTLNTCAYTIEMLAGAIRETPVGEIEAAQASGFGKWNMMFRLVLPSALRRTLPGYSNEVVMMLHATSLASVVPALYDLTNAAYAIYKTYYLAFQPFIVVAVLYFMLTFTLVYAFRMLERRFLAYLKPRTH; encoded by the coding sequence ATGGACAAATTCGCCATCATTTTTGAGCCGCAGAACCTGCAGCTGTATTGGATCGGCTTCCTGGCCACCCTGGAGCTGCTGGCCGTGAGCCTGGTCGCCGGCGGCCTGTTGACCTTGCCATTGACCCTGATGCGGGTTTCAAGCAATCCCTGGGTGTCGAAGCCGGTCTGGTTCTTTACCTACGTGATCCGCGGCACGCCCTTGCTGATTCAGGTGTATTTCATCTACTACGGCATTGCCCAGTTGGAATGGGTACAAGGTCTGTGGGACACGACCTGGCCTTTCACCTGGTTCAAGGATCCATTTTTCTGTGCGGTGCTGGCGTTCACGCTCAACACCTGCGCGTACACCATCGAAATGCTGGCCGGCGCGATCCGGGAAACCCCTGTAGGCGAAATTGAGGCCGCGCAGGCGTCGGGTTTTGGCAAGTGGAACATGATGTTTCGCCTGGTTTTACCCAGTGCCTTGCGACGCACCCTGCCCGGCTATTCCAACGAAGTGGTCATGATGCTGCACGCCACCTCGCTGGCCAGTGTGGTGCCAGCGCTGTACGATCTGACCAACGCGGCCTACGCCATTTACAAAACCTACTACCTGGCTTTCCAGCCCTTTATTGTGGTGGCGGTGCTGTATTTCATGCTCACGTTCACGCTGGTCTACGCGTTCCGAATGCTGGAGCGCCGCTTCCTGGCCTACCTGAAGCCTCGCACCCACTGA
- a CDS encoding succinylglutamate desuccinylase/aspartoacylase family protein, with the protein MQTSQHALLSPALGTQRTLTSLHFGQSGRGPKAYIQASLHADELPGMLVAHHLRALLETAEAQNALLGEVILVPLANPIGLNQTTMHYQLGRFEVASMENFNRNYPDFFTLLKDQLGEQLGDDAEANKRVIRLAMLQFLQAEQPATELHSMRNTLMRLAHDADLVLDLHCDFEAALHLYVEQPMLDQMMPLAAYLGAQAVLWANGSGGSISFDEALSGPWWRLKAHFADHAPVPLACASTTVELRGQLDVSPELAAQDAQAIFHYLQHQGIVAGTPPAPPEPLCEATPLAGTESLHAPHPGVIAFAAKPGDHVRAGQTLAHVIDPLSNRSTPVVASTDGVIYARHSLRWATANLELCRIAGHTPIRAGNLLSP; encoded by the coding sequence ATGCAAACCTCCCAACACGCACTCCTCTCCCCGGCTCTGGGCACACAGCGCACGCTGACAAGCCTGCACTTTGGCCAATCCGGACGCGGACCCAAGGCCTACATTCAGGCCAGCCTGCACGCTGACGAACTGCCGGGCATGCTGGTTGCGCACCACCTGCGCGCCTTGCTGGAAACCGCCGAAGCTCAAAATGCTTTGCTGGGCGAGGTCATTCTGGTTCCTCTGGCCAACCCCATCGGCTTGAATCAGACCACCATGCACTACCAGCTCGGCCGTTTCGAGGTGGCCAGCATGGAAAACTTCAACCGCAACTACCCCGATTTTTTCACCCTGCTGAAAGACCAGCTGGGCGAACAGCTCGGGGACGATGCGGAGGCAAACAAGCGAGTGATCCGCCTTGCCATGCTTCAGTTCTTGCAGGCCGAACAGCCGGCCACCGAGCTGCACAGCATGCGCAACACCCTGATGCGCCTGGCCCACGACGCCGATCTGGTGCTCGATCTGCATTGTGACTTCGAGGCTGCCCTGCACCTGTACGTTGAACAGCCCATGCTCGACCAGATGATGCCGCTGGCCGCCTACCTGGGTGCCCAGGCCGTGCTGTGGGCCAATGGATCGGGTGGCTCGATTTCATTTGACGAGGCACTGTCGGGCCCCTGGTGGCGCCTGAAGGCTCACTTCGCCGACCATGCGCCGGTGCCCTTGGCCTGCGCCAGCACCACGGTGGAGCTGCGTGGGCAGCTTGATGTCTCGCCCGAGCTCGCGGCTCAAGATGCCCAGGCCATATTTCACTACCTTCAGCACCAGGGAATCGTGGCCGGCACGCCCCCCGCCCCGCCCGAGCCCCTGTGTGAAGCAACGCCCCTGGCGGGAACCGAGTCGTTGCACGCCCCCCATCCGGGTGTGATCGCGTTTGCAGCCAAACCGGGTGACCACGTTCGCGCCGGGCAGACACTGGCCCACGTGATCGATCCATTGTCCAATCGATCCACCCCTGTGGTGGCCTCGACCGATGGCGTCATTTACGCCCGCCACAGCCTTCGCTGGGCCACAGCCAACCTGGAACTCTGCCGCATTGCAGGGCACACCCCCATCCGTGCGGGCAACCTGCTGAGCCCCTGA
- a CDS encoding ATP-binding cassette domain-containing protein — translation MTTKLEAIDIRKSYGSHEVIKGMSLTAQAGDVISIIGSSGSGKSTFLRCMNLLERPQQGRLIVAGEELKLVTAKDGMLKAADDKQLQRARAKLAMVFQHFNLWSHLTVLENIIEAPMHVLGKSKDEAVAVARKYLEKVGLNDVESKYPAHMSGGQQQRVAIARALAMEPEVMLFDEPTSALDPELVTEVLRVMRTLAEEGRTMVVVTHEMGFAREVSNHLIFLHQGVIEEQGVPTEVLTHPKSERLAQFLSGNLK, via the coding sequence ATGACCACCAAACTAGAAGCCATCGACATCCGCAAGAGCTACGGCTCGCACGAAGTCATCAAGGGCATGTCGCTCACCGCCCAAGCCGGCGATGTGATCAGCATCATCGGTTCATCCGGCTCGGGGAAATCGACGTTCCTGCGCTGCATGAACTTGCTGGAACGTCCCCAGCAAGGCCGGCTGATCGTGGCCGGCGAAGAGCTCAAACTGGTCACCGCCAAAGACGGCATGCTCAAAGCGGCTGACGACAAACAGCTTCAGCGCGCCCGGGCCAAGCTGGCCATGGTGTTTCAGCATTTCAACCTCTGGTCGCACCTGACCGTGTTGGAAAATATCATTGAAGCGCCCATGCATGTGCTGGGCAAGAGCAAGGATGAAGCCGTCGCAGTGGCACGCAAGTACCTGGAGAAGGTGGGACTGAACGACGTAGAGAGCAAGTACCCGGCCCACATGTCCGGCGGGCAGCAACAGCGCGTGGCGATCGCGCGGGCCTTGGCCATGGAACCCGAGGTGATGCTGTTCGACGAGCCCACCAGCGCCCTGGATCCCGAGCTGGTCACCGAGGTGCTGCGCGTGATGCGCACCCTGGCCGAAGAGGGGCGCACCATGGTGGTGGTGACCCATGAAATGGGATTCGCCCGTGAGGTGTCCAACCACCTGATCTTTCTGCACCAGGGCGTGATCGAAGAGCAAGGCGTTCCCACCGAGGTGCTCACCCACCCCAAAAGCGAACGCCTTGCCCAGTTTCTCTCGGGTAACCTCAAGTGA
- a CDS encoding transporter substrate-binding domain-containing protein: MKHLFLSLSLIGAASLVACGKTEAPAAPAAEPTAAAAPAEAPAASQWPELRVAIDATYKPFTYKTEAGEPAGFDVDVAKALCDELKSKCVFVEQAWDGMIPGLQAKKYDVIISSMSITEERKQAVDFTGKYYNTPSCVVVKSALNLGADSANFKGKKLGVLKASTQEKYAMGELQPAGATIVPYDAQDQVYLDVKSGRLDGTVADVVEVNGGFLSTPDGKDYACAGARVPVEFDAKYFGAGAGVALRKEDTALRDALDAGIKAIRDNGKWKELAEKHVPGVDIWGS; the protein is encoded by the coding sequence ATGAAGCATTTGTTTCTTTCCTTGAGCCTGATTGGCGCAGCGAGTTTGGTCGCCTGCGGCAAAACCGAGGCGCCAGCCGCTCCCGCCGCTGAGCCAACAGCCGCGGCAGCCCCAGCCGAAGCACCTGCAGCCAGCCAATGGCCAGAGCTGCGCGTGGCCATCGACGCCACGTACAAACCTTTCACCTACAAAACAGAAGCCGGCGAACCCGCTGGCTTCGACGTGGATGTGGCCAAAGCCCTGTGCGACGAACTGAAAAGCAAATGCGTGTTCGTCGAGCAAGCCTGGGACGGCATGATCCCTGGCCTGCAAGCCAAGAAATACGACGTGATCATCTCCTCGATGTCCATCACCGAAGAGCGCAAGCAAGCTGTGGACTTCACCGGCAAGTACTACAACACGCCGTCGTGCGTGGTGGTCAAGTCCGCTTTGAACCTGGGCGCTGATTCGGCAAACTTCAAGGGCAAGAAACTGGGCGTGCTCAAAGCGTCGACCCAGGAAAAGTACGCCATGGGCGAACTGCAACCCGCAGGCGCAACCATCGTGCCTTACGACGCACAAGATCAGGTCTACCTCGATGTGAAGTCGGGTCGCCTGGATGGCACCGTGGCCGACGTGGTCGAAGTCAATGGTGGCTTCCTCTCCACGCCCGATGGCAAAGACTACGCCTGCGCAGGTGCCCGCGTGCCTGTGGAATTTGACGCCAAGTACTTCGGTGCTGGCGCTGGTGTGGCATTGCGCAAAGAAGACACCGCACTGCGCGACGCACTGGATGCAGGCATCAAAGCCATCCGCGACAACGGCAAATGGAAAGAACTGGCCGAGAAGCACGTCCCAGGCGTGGACATCTGGGGCTCCTGA
- a CDS encoding ABC transporter permease subunit (The N-terminal region of this protein, as described by TIGR01726, is a three transmembrane segment that identifies a subfamily of ABC transporter permease subunits, which specificities that include histidine, arginine, glutamine, glutamate, L-cystine (sic), the opines (in Agrobacterium) octopine and nopaline, etc.), whose amino-acid sequence MTSYLLNILQGLLVTIGVSLGALVVATALGLAGAAAKLSPYKPLNWLGDVYSTVIRGVPDLVWMLLLYFGGQIMVNDIAEALGYRSGPQINPFVAGVLTIGFVYGAYMTETFRGAIMSVPKGQSEAGWAFGMSRFYTFRRMVLPQMVRFALPSFTNNWLVLLKATALVSVIGLADITNLAKQAGAAARGDIPGAAIIFMAFAGFLYLMISSISLILLRKAEARYSVGVKRGDF is encoded by the coding sequence ATGACCAGTTATCTCTTGAATATTCTCCAGGGACTCCTGGTCACGATTGGTGTTTCTTTGGGCGCTCTTGTGGTCGCCACCGCGCTCGGTCTGGCCGGCGCGGCGGCCAAGCTCTCACCCTACAAGCCGCTGAACTGGCTGGGTGATGTGTATTCCACCGTGATCCGGGGTGTCCCGGATCTGGTGTGGATGTTGTTGCTGTATTTCGGTGGCCAGATCATGGTCAATGACATTGCCGAAGCCTTGGGCTACCGCAGTGGCCCCCAGATCAACCCTTTTGTCGCTGGCGTGCTGACGATCGGCTTCGTGTACGGCGCGTACATGACCGAGACTTTCCGGGGCGCGATCATGAGTGTGCCCAAGGGCCAATCAGAGGCTGGCTGGGCCTTTGGCATGAGCCGCTTCTATACTTTTCGGCGCATGGTGTTGCCCCAGATGGTGCGTTTCGCCCTCCCCAGCTTCACCAACAATTGGCTGGTGTTGCTCAAAGCCACGGCGCTGGTGTCGGTGATTGGCCTGGCCGATATCACCAACCTCGCCAAACAGGCGGGCGCAGCTGCCCGCGGTGACATTCCCGGCGCCGCCATCATCTTCATGGCTTTTGCCGGCTTCCTGTATTTGATGATCTCCTCTATCAGCCTGATCCTGCTGCGCAAAGCAGAAGCGCGGTACTCCGTTGGGGTCAAGCGAGGGGATTTCTGA
- a CDS encoding adenylate/guanylate cyclase domain-containing protein: MAELTIAFVDLTGSVSVFETLGNDRAAKAVTQLTQWIGTVGIEHGGTVVKMLGDGVLLSFKSNRLAVECMSHIQQEHSERVARWPNRLKLLMQIGMARGQVVQVDGDCFGDAVNVASRLSDLAGPEQILVNDKVIRTLGARNGVRSRSLGPMRIKGRVESCEVFRIEWQSEMLSEFLTLPGDLRTLSKSTESVFGGIELGWLDASHSFNLTDLPVKIGRVPEANFVINDPRVSRLHASIDIRSGNYMIEDTSSYGTWVRFSRNKNVISLRRQECLLHSDGEFSMGAPFTDFSAPTVSFRLVDGNVKLGHGPLRD, from the coding sequence ATGGCAGAACTGACGATTGCTTTTGTTGATTTGACCGGCAGCGTGTCAGTTTTCGAGACGCTGGGCAATGACCGCGCGGCCAAGGCCGTGACCCAGCTGACCCAATGGATTGGCACGGTGGGTATTGAGCACGGGGGTACTGTCGTCAAAATGTTGGGCGACGGTGTGTTGCTTTCGTTCAAGAGCAACCGGCTGGCGGTCGAATGCATGAGCCATATCCAGCAGGAGCATTCGGAGCGCGTGGCCCGCTGGCCGAACCGTCTCAAGCTGCTGATGCAAATTGGAATGGCCCGAGGGCAGGTGGTGCAGGTCGATGGCGATTGTTTTGGCGATGCCGTCAATGTCGCGTCGCGCCTCAGTGATCTGGCCGGGCCGGAGCAGATCCTGGTCAATGACAAGGTGATCCGCACGCTGGGTGCTCGAAATGGGGTGCGCAGCCGCAGCCTGGGGCCCATGCGAATCAAGGGGCGGGTTGAATCTTGTGAGGTGTTTCGCATCGAATGGCAAAGTGAAATGCTATCCGAATTCCTGACTTTGCCCGGCGACCTGCGCACTTTGAGCAAGTCCACCGAGTCGGTGTTTGGCGGCATAGAGCTGGGCTGGCTCGACGCGAGTCATTCCTTCAATTTGACAGATCTTCCAGTGAAAATCGGGCGTGTACCCGAAGCGAATTTCGTCATCAACGATCCGCGCGTTTCGCGCCTGCATGCGAGCATCGACATCCGGTCTGGGAATTACATGATCGAAGACACCAGCAGCTATGGCACCTGGGTCCGGTTTTCGCGGAACAAGAACGTCATTTCGTTGCGCCGCCAGGAGTGTCTTTTGCACAGCGACGGGGAGTTTTCGATGGGTGCGCCTTTCACCGATTTCAGCGCGCCCACCGTCAGCTTCAGGCTCGTTGATGGCAACGTCAAGCTGGGCCATGGCCCGCTGCGCGACTGA
- a CDS encoding EF-hand domain-containing protein: MSTLESAGSNISGMFSSFGAVAANYLQDKMHKKMDTDADGTVGKSEFQAALAQVGVKLGVETGSTADADAMFDSVDADANGSLTGSEVGQIIKNMLGGSGTQAFVQNRGDETRFAELDADGDGAISMAEFGIGSSSDTAATTTASATSADVLNEDAIESLMASLDSDGDGQVSGTEIAAFATKMNSQLEAASKLYNTTATASFSTSQLSQAA, encoded by the coding sequence ATGAGCACCCTCGAGTCGGCCGGCAGCAACATCTCCGGCATGTTTTCTTCCTTCGGAGCCGTCGCTGCAAACTACCTGCAGGACAAAATGCACAAGAAGATGGACACCGATGCCGACGGCACGGTTGGCAAAAGCGAATTCCAGGCTGCCCTGGCACAAGTTGGCGTGAAACTGGGCGTAGAAACGGGTTCCACCGCCGACGCCGATGCCATGTTTGACAGCGTAGATGCCGATGCCAACGGCTCGCTCACCGGCAGCGAAGTGGGTCAGATCATCAAAAACATGCTCGGCGGAAGCGGTACCCAGGCATTTGTGCAAAACCGCGGCGACGAGACACGCTTCGCGGAACTTGACGCCGATGGTGATGGTGCCATCTCCATGGCCGAATTTGGCATTGGGTCCAGCAGCGATACCGCAGCGACCACCACGGCAAGCGCCACCTCAGCAGATGTGCTGAACGAGGATGCGATTGAATCCCTGATGGCATCGCTCGACAGCGATGGCGACGGTCAGGTCAGTGGCACTGAAATCGCCGCCTTTGCGACCAAAATGAATTCGCAACTGGAAGCTGCCTCGAAGCTCTACAACACCACCGCCACGGCCAGCTTCTCCACCAGCCAACTCAGCCAGGCCGCTTGA
- a CDS encoding LD-carboxypeptidase, which produces MSYIYIFSPSSAVRDKAAFRRGIKRLQKLGHDVEVDADALSSHTRFAGDDATRLAAISRAAASGADVALISRGGYGLTRLLPDLPYKALARSIERGTQYVGLSDFTAFQLALLSKTGACTWAGPALGEDFGTSETPDDIMEACFDDMVCGQGEGSGWRLPKGDELALVSRSPAAASELAVRNACLWGGNLTVMCSMVGTPWLPPIKGGVLFLEDVNEHPYRIERQLTQLLHTGIIDQQKAILLGAFNRFQVSPHDRGFKLQTVVDWLRSKTKTPVLTGLPFGHVPTKVLLPVGRKIELLVQGRDALMFWG; this is translated from the coding sequence ATGAGTTACATCTACATTTTTTCCCCCTCCAGCGCCGTGCGAGACAAGGCAGCCTTCCGGCGCGGCATCAAACGCCTGCAAAAGCTCGGCCATGACGTGGAGGTGGACGCCGATGCCTTGAGCAGCCACACGCGCTTCGCGGGTGACGACGCAACACGTCTGGCAGCGATATCGCGTGCCGCCGCCAGTGGCGCCGACGTGGCCCTGATTTCGCGAGGTGGATATGGCCTGACCCGTTTGTTGCCCGATTTGCCCTATAAGGCGCTGGCCCGCTCGATCGAAAGAGGCACACAGTACGTGGGCCTGAGTGACTTCACGGCTTTCCAGCTGGCTTTGCTGAGCAAGACTGGCGCGTGCACCTGGGCAGGCCCGGCGCTGGGCGAAGACTTTGGAACTTCAGAGACGCCTGACGACATCATGGAGGCCTGTTTCGATGACATGGTCTGTGGTCAGGGCGAGGGTTCAGGTTGGCGCCTGCCGAAGGGGGATGAGCTGGCTTTGGTGAGCCGATCGCCAGCAGCAGCATCCGAGCTGGCTGTGCGCAATGCTTGCTTGTGGGGGGGCAACCTGACGGTGATGTGTTCCATGGTGGGAACGCCCTGGTTGCCGCCCATCAAAGGTGGTGTGCTGTTTCTGGAGGATGTCAACGAGCACCCTTATCGCATCGAGCGGCAGCTGACCCAATTGCTTCACACGGGCATCATCGATCAGCAAAAGGCCATTTTGCTGGGGGCCTTCAATCGCTTTCAGGTCAGCCCACACGACCGGGGGTTCAAGCTGCAAACAGTGGTCGATTGGTTGCGCAGCAAGACAAAGACGCCTGTCTTGACCGGGTTGCCCTTTGGGCACGTTCCCACCAAGGTGCTGCTGCCAGTGGGCAGAAAAATTGAACTGCTGGTTCAGGGGCGCGACGCCCTGATGTTCTGGGGTTGA
- a CDS encoding penicillin acylase family protein produces MRRVLIRLSWGLLALLTMVAIAFSVYAYRTQTVVDGTLQLSGLRGSVDVKRDASDVTHILASDPRDAWMAMGYVHAQERGWQMEFNRRIMRGTLSEVLGPATLDTDRTLRALGIHQAARAQLAGATEEARTALQAYSDGVNAFFAQRTQTLSPEFQVLGIDPREAAAAGRYWEPVDSAAWSLMMALDLGGNWGNEVARLTALQVLDTTALWELFPPYPGEAPAAKADLAKLYRDLGVFQPQVQTSSMGDEKGSWFAQGIGRELREWTHELGNVEGKGSNNWVVDGSRSASGKPLLANDPHLGLSAPAIWYFAHLKAPDVNGLKGMDAIGATLPGTPFVVLGRTPEVAWGFTNTGPDVQDLYLEQLHPQDPQRYRVPSVDGSTEPVWASFDTRTEVIRVKGQADEVMTVRLSRHGPVISDAPGRTHDLIDSSRYALALRWTALDVGNQNVQASLESNRVRTVDELIAAFRHFYAPMQNAVMADRTGRIAYKAVGMIPVRAPDNDIRGIAPSPGWESKYDWTGWVPYEATPEDRGEQGWISTANQRIHAPDYSYFVTQDWAPPYRKERIDAMLAQTPKHTLESFQAMHGDQLSMATVRLLPFLKKTPSSHPLAAAAQTALVDFDGVMDMNRAAPLIYTAWVDEFTRGVIGARLEPARFESLYGKRLFRNAVEGILERDDLAWCGATGCLAASTAALDRALDRLGSMQGRDVSAWQWGDAHPAISIHRPFSNVGALAPLFEVRTATGGDPFTVNVGQYHLEKHDAPFANRHAASLRAIYDLADPEKSVFIYQTGQSGNALSPRYRDMSEAWAEVGYRPLQMRPTEWRSSLVLRP; encoded by the coding sequence ATGCGACGGGTTCTGATCAGGCTATCGTGGGGTTTGTTGGCTTTGCTGACCATGGTGGCGATCGCTTTCAGCGTCTACGCTTACCGCACCCAGACTGTTGTTGACGGCACATTGCAACTCTCGGGTTTGCGAGGATCTGTCGATGTAAAACGGGATGCGAGCGATGTGACCCATATCCTCGCCAGCGACCCGAGAGACGCCTGGATGGCCATGGGCTATGTGCATGCGCAGGAGCGCGGTTGGCAGATGGAATTCAACCGCCGCATCATGCGCGGCACGCTCTCAGAGGTGCTGGGCCCAGCAACACTGGACACCGACCGCACCTTGCGCGCATTGGGCATTCACCAGGCTGCACGGGCGCAGCTGGCCGGCGCTACCGAAGAGGCACGGACCGCATTGCAAGCCTACAGCGACGGGGTGAACGCATTTTTTGCCCAACGAACCCAGACTTTGTCGCCGGAGTTTCAGGTGCTCGGCATCGATCCCCGGGAAGCCGCTGCCGCAGGGCGTTATTGGGAGCCGGTGGACAGCGCGGCCTGGTCGTTGATGATGGCCCTGGATCTCGGGGGCAACTGGGGCAACGAAGTGGCGCGACTGACCGCACTGCAAGTGCTGGACACGACCGCTCTCTGGGAGCTCTTTCCACCCTACCCAGGTGAAGCACCGGCGGCCAAGGCCGATCTGGCGAAGCTGTACCGCGACCTCGGTGTCTTCCAGCCGCAGGTGCAGACCTCATCAATGGGCGACGAGAAGGGCTCGTGGTTCGCGCAGGGCATCGGCCGTGAGCTGCGGGAGTGGACGCATGAGCTGGGCAATGTGGAGGGAAAAGGGTCCAACAACTGGGTGGTGGACGGATCACGTTCGGCCAGCGGGAAGCCTTTGCTGGCCAACGACCCGCACTTGGGGTTGAGTGCGCCGGCGATCTGGTACTTCGCGCATCTCAAGGCGCCCGACGTGAACGGGTTGAAGGGCATGGATGCCATTGGAGCGACATTGCCCGGCACACCCTTTGTTGTGCTGGGGCGTACGCCAGAAGTGGCCTGGGGGTTTACCAACACGGGCCCCGATGTGCAGGACCTGTATCTGGAGCAGCTGCACCCCCAAGATCCGCAGCGGTACAGGGTGCCGTCAGTGGACGGCTCGACCGAGCCCGTCTGGGCCAGCTTTGACACCCGAACCGAAGTGATCCGGGTCAAAGGGCAGGCCGATGAGGTGATGACGGTGCGATTGTCACGCCACGGGCCTGTGATCAGTGACGCGCCTGGACGGACCCATGACCTGATCGACAGCAGCCGGTACGCGCTGGCTTTGCGCTGGACTGCGCTGGACGTGGGCAACCAGAACGTGCAAGCTTCACTGGAGTCGAACCGGGTGCGCACGGTGGACGAGCTGATCGCGGCGTTTCGCCATTTTTACGCACCGATGCAAAACGCGGTCATGGCCGACCGCACAGGACGCATCGCCTACAAGGCGGTCGGCATGATTCCCGTGAGGGCACCCGACAACGATATTCGAGGGATTGCGCCTTCACCCGGCTGGGAATCAAAGTACGACTGGACGGGGTGGGTGCCCTACGAAGCCACGCCCGAAGACCGGGGCGAGCAGGGCTGGATCTCTACGGCCAACCAGCGCATTCATGCACCGGATTACTCTTATTTCGTGACCCAGGACTGGGCGCCGCCTTACCGCAAGGAGCGCATCGACGCGATGCTTGCCCAAACGCCCAAGCACACCCTGGAGTCCTTCCAGGCCATGCACGGAGACCAACTGTCGATGGCCACCGTGCGTTTGCTGCCGTTTCTGAAGAAGACCCCGTCTTCACACCCATTGGCTGCCGCGGCGCAGACGGCGTTGGTGGATTTTGATGGTGTCATGGACATGAACCGTGCCGCGCCCTTGATCTATACGGCCTGGGTCGATGAGTTCACCCGGGGTGTGATCGGCGCACGTCTGGAGCCAGCGCGGTTTGAATCCCTGTACGGCAAGCGCCTGTTCCGAAACGCAGTGGAAGGCATTCTGGAGCGCGACGATCTGGCCTGGTGTGGGGCCACAGGCTGTTTGGCCGCCAGCACTGCGGCACTGGACCGCGCGCTTGACCGGCTGGGGAGCATGCAGGGGAGGGATGTCAGCGCTTGGCAATGGGGCGACGCTCACCCCGCCATTTCGATTCACCGGCCCTTCAGCAATGTCGGTGCGCTGGCCCCCTTGTTTGAGGTGCGCACAGCGACGGGTGGTGATCCTTTTACGGTGAACGTCGGGCAGTACCACCTGGAAAAACATGACGCGCCGTTTGCCAACCGCCACGCCGCCAGCCTGCGGGCCATTTACGACCTGGCCGATCCTGAAAAGTCGGTCTTCATCTACCAGACTGGGCAAAGCGGCAATGCCTTGTCGCCGCGGTACCGGGACATGAGCGAAGCATGGGCGGAGGTCGGCTACCGGCCGCTTCAGATGCGACCAACCGAATGGCGCAGCTCGTTGGTGCTCAGGCCCTGA